A single window of Sebastes umbrosus isolate fSebUmb1 chromosome 16, fSebUmb1.pri, whole genome shotgun sequence DNA harbors:
- the LOC119474948 gene encoding inversin-A: MMRPKDLRQGSGTKTFLDAMHGGKVHLARFILDALDGRIINSKTENSRTPLMFAVCLQDPGTRAKFTRLLLEKGADVNCQDEDGRTALSHACEMGHLDAVKLLVQFNADPEVFDSWGNSSLMYAAFSGHSTVLEFLVRAFKRLGLRLDRTNNAGHSAIEVANFFGHNQCVQILNFPCRRAVGTDDPLADSGTVGEGEGRLPKRLPRHVLERFSKQLNSNEDSLPGVFQRQLKIGDSSGLWNRFRCPRSQSQDDNHPHSWALPPQIEKSKTEGDHSVLFTAKQLQNCQLRELRAKTLNSVPKPSQKDVSRDTGLKEQTPVRVALWGKAKSFNLDLLSSRKQSYQGDVRDMSLSASKLKRASLQDERCLIDKMECQGNTRGLTNDADKTVQVPKPLLNGKSQAKENGKPQREEVSDIAASSRREQQKRGSLGPTGRHSKLLFARGEMGSGKVPSRTPGIMGLGTRLLRRFTAPEFMRLVIDCSSSSPSSRARISRSETFPLSHTHQQVNSQPSVDSISGVKCEFESCSSQSALD; the protein is encoded by the coding sequence ATGATGCGGCCGAAAGATTTACGCCAGGGTTCTGGCACCAAGACCTTCCTGGATGCCATGCATGGCGGTAAAGTTCACCTTGCGCGCTTCATCCTGGACGCATTGGACGGACGCATCATCAACTCTAAGACGGAAAACAGCCGCACCCCGCTTATGTTCGCCGTCTGCCTACAAGACCCCGGGACCCGAGCCAAGTTCACCCGGCTGCTGCTGGAGAAAGGGGCCGATGTCAACTGCCAGGATGAGGACGGTCGCACTGCCCTGAGCCATGCCTGCGAGATGGGTCACCTGGACGCGGTCAAGCTTCTAGTGCAGTTCAACGCGGACCCGGAAGTCTTTGACTCCTGGGGTAACAGCTCTCTGATGTACGCTGCCTTTTCTGGGCACAGCACGGTTCTGGAGTTCCTGGTCCGGGCTTTCAAAAGACTGGGACTGAGGCTGGACAGAACCAATAACGCTGGCCACTCAGCCATCGAGGTGGCCAATTTCTTCGGACACAACCAGTGTGTGCAGATTCTGAACTTTCCGTGCAGGAGGGCTGTTGGCACAGATGATCCACTTGCTGATTCGGGTACCGTCGGTGAAGGAGAGGGCCGGCTGCCCAAAAGGCTCCCCAGGCATGTTCTGGAGAGGTTCTCCAAGCAGCTGAATAGTAATGAAGACTCACTGCCTGGGGTATTTCAGAGACAGCTGAAGATCGGAGACAGCAGCGGGCTGTGGAACCGCTTCAGATGTCCCAGGAGCCAGTCTCAAGACGACAACCATCCCCACAGCTGGGCTCTGCCTCCTCAGATAGAGAAAAGCAAGACGGAGGGGGACCACAGCGTTCTCTTCACTGCCAAACAACTGCAGAACTGCCAGCTTAGAGAGCTACGAGCTAAAACACTGAACTCTGTGCCCAAACCGAGCCAGAAAGATGTCAGCCGAGACACTGGACTCAAAGAGCAAACACCAGTGAGAGTTGCACTCTGGGGAAAAGCAAAGTCGTTTAACCTGGACCTTCTGAGCAGCAGAAAGCAGTCCTATCAGGGCGATGTGCGTGACATGAGCCTGTCAGCCAGCAAATTAAAGAGAGCCTCGCTACAGGATGAGAGATGTCTGATAGACAAGATGGAATGTCAAGGGAACACCCGCGGCCTGACAAACGATGCTGACAAAACTGTCCAAGTGCCAAAACCTCTTTTAAACGGCAAGAGTCAGGCGAAGGAGAATGGCAAACCACAGAGAGAAGAGGTTAGTGACATAGCTGCATCAAGCAGAAGAGAGCAGCAGAAGAGGGGAAGCCTTGGTCCGACCGGCAGACACAGCAAACTGCTGTTTGCCAGAGGAGAGATGGGGTCCGGGAAGGTCCCGAGCCGTACGCCGGGGATCATGGGTCTGGGGACCAGACTGCTGCGTCGATTCACCGCGCCAGAATTCATGAGGCTGGTCATAGACTGTTCATCCAGCTCCCCAAGCAGCCGAGCACGGATTTCACGCTCCGAaaccttccctctctctcacacacaccagcaggtcaacaGCCAACCGAGCGTCGACAGCATCAGTGGAGTGAAGTGCGAGTTTGAAAGCTGCTCATCTCAGTCCGCTCTTGATTAG
- the LOC119474947 gene encoding serine/threonine-protein kinase PAK 6 — translation MFRKKKKKRPEISAPKNFEHRVHTSFDSKRGCFVGLPTQWQSLIENLRRPKPMVDPSRITEVELRPKKTIVRGSMIGHGDYIAAMINDMNRLSVTSSNSLRKSSPSARKRAQSLGRLGEVNEGDAYQYEGLTQDDEDDEDAGQDQWRDRARNIHSETNTPYLGMKKSITLQPNGILPKAKSTYEVSVSSLEGPSQPVQSQNIPVLSHGAYLGGEVGSPQERVIWKRDFQLPRGMPPSQRPIACFYSPAMTVQQSHGDQATVTTEFRPNVPMYMHPQNSPGRPFSSYDLKAESAVRYHSGFLPTGNSSPLVGGIRPQRTVRSSASYTLGLSPNMGLRPNGPDPFLRHSGCPIPPYPRQDSPSQPRPSPTGSLATSPPGTCSPAFRPPQHPSPRPPPDPPKVTHEQFKAALQMVVDKGDPRSYLENFVKIGEGSTGVVCIATEKHSGRQVAVKMMDLRRQQRRELLFNEVVIMRDYQHRNVVEMFKSALVEEELWVIMEYLQGGALTNIVSETRLSEEQIATVCEAVLQALAYLHSQGVIHRDIKSDSILLTLDGRVKLSDFGFCAQISKDIPKRKSLVGTPYWMAPEVISKSPYGTEVDVWSMGIMVVEMVDGEPPYFSETPVAAMKRLRDELAPTVRNVSQISPVLKDFLDRMLTRDPLERASATDLLEHPFLLQCGSPQCLVPLVEQYRKRMSRC, via the exons ATGTTTcgcaagaagaaaaagaagaggccTGAGATATCAGCGCCAAAGAACTTTGAGCACCGCGTCCACACCTCATTTGACTCCAAGCGTGGCTGCTTTGTGGGCTTGCCGACGCAATGGCAGAGCCTGATAGAGAACCTGCGCCGGCCCAAACCCATGGTGGACCCTTCCAGGATCACAGAGGTGGAGCTGAGGCCAAAGAAG ACCATTGTGCGGGGGAGCATGATCGGTCACGGAGACTACATCGCAGCCATGATCAATGATATGAACCGTCTCTCTGTGACCAGCTCGAACTCTTTGAGGAAGAGCAGCCCCTCGGCCAGGAAGAGGGCCCAGTCACTGGGAAGGCTGGGGGAAGTGAACGAGGGAGACGCTTACCAGTACGAGGGCCTGACCCAGGACGACGAAGACGACGAGGATGCGGGTCAAGACCAGTGGAGGGACAGGGCAAGGAATATCCACAGCGAGACCAACACCCCTTACTTGGGCATGAAGAAGAGCATCACTCTGCAGCCTAATGGGATCTTGCCAAAGGCCAAGTCCACCTACGAAGTCAGTGTCAGCTCCCTGGAGGGACCCTCGCAACCGGTTCAGTCCCAGAACATCCCGGTGCTAAGTCACGGGGCTTATTTGGGCGGTGAGGTGGGCAGCCCTCAGGAGAGAGTGATATGGAAGAGAGATTTCCAGCTTCCCAGGGGAATGCCACCAAGTCAGAGACCTATAGCTTGTTTTTACAGCCCAGCTATGACTGTACAGCAGTCCCATGGCGATCAAGCGACAGTGACCACGGAGTTCCGGCCCAACGTACCGATGTACATGCACCCCCAGAACAGCCCCGGGAGGCCGTTCTCCTCCTATGACCTGAAA GCAGAATCGGCAGTGAGGTACCACTCCGGCTTCCTGCCCACTGGCAACAGCAGTCCTCTCGTTGGTGGCATCAGACCCCAGCGAACCGTGCGGTCCTCGGCTAGCTACACGCTGGGCCTGTCTCCTAACATGGGGCTGAGGCCCAATGGGCCTGACCCCTTCCTCAGACACTCTGGATGCCCCATTCCTCCCTACCCCCGGCAGGACAGCCCTTCCCAGCCTCGACCCTCTCCTACAGGCTCACTAGCCACCAGTCCTCCAGGCACCTGTTCCCCTGCTTTCAGACCTCCACAACATCCTTCACCCAGACCACCTCCAGACCCACCCAAGGTGACCCATGAACAGTTTAAGGCGGCCCTGCAGATGGTGGTGGACAAGGGCGATCCACGGTCTTACCTGGAGAACTTTGTGAAGATCGGGGAGGGCTCGACGGGGGTGGTGTGCATCGCTACGGAGAAGCACAGCGGCAGGCAGGTGGCGGTGAAGATGATGGACCTGCGGCGGCAGCAAAGGAGAGAGTTGCTCTTTAATGAG GTGGTCATCATGAGGGACTACCAGCACAGGAACGTGGTGGAGATGTTTAAATCAGCcctggtggaggaggagctgtggGTTATCATGGAGTACCTGCAGGGTGGAGCACTGACCAACATTGTGTCTGAGACCAG GCTGAGTGAAGAGCAGATTGCCACGGTGTGTGAAGCTGTTCTGCAGGCCCTGGCCTATCTCCATTCACAGGGAGTCATCCACAGAGACATCAAGAGCGACTCTATACTACTCACATTAGACGGAAGG gtcaAGCTTTCAGACTTTGGCTTCTGTGCTCAGATCAGCAAGGACATCCCTAAGAGGAAATCTTTAGTGGGGACACCCTATTGGATGGCTCCTGAGGTCATCTCCAAATCGCCATATGGCACTGAG GTGGATGTTTGGTCAATGGGTATCATGGTGGTGGAGATGGTGGACGGAGAGCCCCCGTACTTCAGTGAAACCCCTGTAGCAGCTATGAAGAGACTGAGGGATGAGCTGGCTCCTACTGTGCGAAATGTCAGCCAG ATCTCCCCAGTTCTAAAAGACTTCCTGGACCGTATGCTGACCCGGGACCCCCTAGAGCGGGCCAGCGCCACTGACCTGCTGGAGCACCCCTTCCTGCTGCAGTGTGGCTCACCTCAGTGCCTGGTCCCGCTGGTGGAGCAGTACCGCAAGCGCATGTCCCGTTGCTGA